One window of Vibrio sinaloensis genomic DNA carries:
- the fadA gene encoding acetyl-CoA C-acyltransferase FadA, with protein sequence MANNRNVVVVDCLRTPMGRSKGGAFRHTRAEDLSAHLMKGILARNPQVNPSEIEDIYWGCVQQTLEQGFNVARNAALLAGLPIEIGAVTVNRLCGSSMQALHDGTRAIMTGDAEICLIGGVEHMGHVPMNHGVDFHPGMSKHVAKAAGMMGLTAEMLGKLHGISREQQDEFAARSHARAHAATVEGRFKNEILPTEGHAADGTLFTLDHDEVIRPETTVEGLSQLRPVFDPANGTVTAGTSSALSDGASAMLIMSEEKANELGLTIRARIKGMAIAGCDPSIMGYGPVPATQKALKRAGLSIEDMDVVELNEAFAAQSLPCAKDLGLLEVMDEKVNLNGGAIALGHPLGCSGSRISTTLINLMEAKEAKYGLATMCIGLGQGIATVFERP encoded by the coding sequence ATGGCTAATAATAGAAACGTTGTCGTAGTTGATTGTCTACGTACCCCTATGGGTCGCTCTAAAGGTGGAGCTTTTCGTCATACTCGCGCCGAAGATCTGTCAGCGCACCTAATGAAAGGTATTTTGGCTCGCAACCCACAAGTGAACCCAAGTGAGATTGAAGATATCTATTGGGGCTGTGTGCAGCAAACACTAGAGCAAGGCTTTAACGTGGCGCGTAATGCCGCGCTACTGGCTGGACTACCGATAGAAATTGGGGCAGTCACCGTTAACCGCTTATGTGGTTCGTCGATGCAAGCGCTACATGACGGTACTCGCGCCATCATGACCGGCGATGCCGAGATCTGTTTAATTGGCGGTGTGGAACATATGGGCCATGTGCCAATGAACCACGGCGTCGACTTCCATCCTGGTATGTCAAAACATGTGGCGAAAGCGGCAGGCATGATGGGTTTAACAGCAGAAATGCTGGGCAAGCTTCATGGTATCAGCCGTGAACAACAAGATGAGTTTGCCGCGCGTTCTCACGCTCGCGCACACGCCGCGACTGTAGAAGGGCGTTTTAAAAACGAAATCTTACCAACAGAAGGTCATGCCGCTGACGGCACTCTGTTTACCTTAGACCACGATGAAGTCATTCGCCCTGAAACAACAGTAGAAGGGTTGTCTCAACTGCGCCCAGTATTTGACCCTGCCAACGGCACCGTAACCGCAGGTACGTCCTCTGCGCTATCGGATGGCGCGTCAGCGATGCTCATCATGAGTGAAGAGAAAGCCAATGAGTTAGGCTTAACCATTCGCGCACGCATCAAAGGAATGGCGATTGCGGGCTGCGATCCTTCGATTATGGGTTACGGTCCGGTTCCTGCGACTCAGAAAGCACTAAAACGTGCAGGGCTTTCGATTGAAGATATGGATGTGGTGGAGCTAAATGAAGCCTTTGCCGCACAATCCTTACCGTGTGCCAAGGATTTAGGTCTACTTGAAGTGATGGATGAGAAGGTCAACCTTAACGGTGGTGCCATTGCACTTGGTCACCCGCTGGGTTGTTCTGGCTCGAGAATCTCGACCACCTTGATTAACTTAATGGAAGCCAAAGAAGCCAAATATGGGCTGGCCACCATGTGTATTGGTCTGGGTCAAGGCATTGCCACTGTATTTGAGCGTCCGTAG
- a CDS encoding transporter substrate-binding domain-containing protein — protein sequence MVKFILVLGLCLLSVGQVAAETSRLQQILDKGVLRVGTTGDWNPMTMKDPATNSYKGFDIDVTKELAKDLGVEVEFVATDWKTLVNGITANKYDITGSASLNMSRAKVAGYSQPYFYLAFVPVVQKKDLAKFSDWSDFDKAQVKVAATLGTVQEKMVKEFFPSAQHIVIEAPARDFQELLARRADVSVTSNVEAATLVEKFKQLAIVPVKQPRKPTPIAMLLPQDDQVWINYLNHWVELKKTQGFFKATAEKWGLKSL from the coding sequence ATGGTGAAGTTTATTCTAGTGCTTGGACTGTGCTTGTTGTCAGTGGGGCAAGTCGCGGCAGAAACCAGTCGACTACAACAGATATTAGATAAAGGGGTCTTGAGAGTCGGTACCACAGGGGATTGGAATCCAATGACGATGAAAGATCCTGCCACCAACAGCTACAAAGGTTTTGATATTGATGTAACAAAAGAGCTGGCGAAAGATCTTGGGGTCGAAGTTGAATTCGTGGCAACGGATTGGAAGACCTTGGTCAACGGGATTACCGCCAACAAGTACGATATCACCGGCAGTGCTTCACTGAATATGTCACGCGCGAAAGTTGCGGGTTATAGCCAACCGTATTTCTATCTTGCGTTTGTGCCTGTGGTGCAAAAGAAAGATTTAGCCAAGTTCTCTGATTGGAGTGATTTCGATAAGGCGCAAGTGAAAGTCGCTGCGACCTTAGGCACGGTTCAAGAGAAGATGGTCAAAGAGTTTTTCCCATCGGCGCAACACATTGTCATTGAAGCGCCTGCTCGTGATTTCCAAGAATTGCTGGCTCGCCGCGCAGATGTCTCAGTTACCTCAAACGTCGAAGCGGCCACGCTGGTGGAAAAGTTCAAGCAGTTGGCGATTGTGCCAGTCAAACAACCGCGTAAACCGACGCCAATCGCCATGCTATTGCCACAAGACGATCAGGTGTGGATTAACTATTTGAACCATTGGGTTGAACTGAAAAAAACACAAGGTTTCTTTAAAGCGACCGCTGAAAAGTGGGGGTTAAAGAGTTTGTAA
- a CDS encoding amino acid ABC transporter permease, translating to MIFRYLLLVSVLSITGCSDYQWGWYVLDPTTEQGRTNMAFLVAGFSDTIQVSLLSMLFAMLLGLVVALPALSTHAWVRMFNRIYVESVRSIPVLVLLLWVYYGMPTLLDITLNHFWAGVIALTLAESAFMAEVFRGGIQAITRGQHEAAESLGLNYWQKMRLVILPQAFRQILPPLGNQFVYILKMSSLVSVIGLSDLTRRANELVVNEYLPLEIYTFLVLEYLVLILLVSQAVRWLEKRIAIPSH from the coding sequence GTGATATTTCGTTACCTATTGCTTGTGTCAGTATTATCAATAACTGGATGCAGTGACTATCAGTGGGGCTGGTATGTGTTGGACCCGACCACGGAACAAGGACGAACCAATATGGCGTTCTTGGTCGCCGGTTTTAGTGACACCATTCAAGTGTCACTGCTCAGCATGTTATTTGCTATGCTGCTGGGATTAGTTGTGGCTTTACCCGCACTGTCGACCCATGCTTGGGTACGAATGTTCAACCGTATCTATGTCGAGTCGGTTCGATCCATCCCAGTGCTGGTCTTGTTACTGTGGGTTTACTACGGGATGCCTACCTTACTGGATATCACACTGAACCATTTCTGGGCTGGCGTGATCGCGTTGACCTTGGCAGAAAGTGCTTTTATGGCTGAGGTGTTCAGAGGGGGGATTCAAGCCATAACCCGTGGACAACATGAAGCCGCCGAATCTTTGGGATTGAACTACTGGCAAAAGATGCGCTTAGTGATACTCCCTCAAGCATTTCGACAAATCCTGCCGCCTCTAGGCAATCAATTCGTCTATATCCTCAAGATGAGCTCACTAGTCAGCGTGATTGGTTTAAGTGACTTAACGAGGCGAGCAAATGAATTGGTGGTCAATGAGTACTTACCATTAGAAATCTACACGTTTCTGGTCTTAGAGTATTTGGTGCTGATCCTTTTGGTCTCGCAAGCGGTTCGCTGGCTAGAGAAACGTATCGCGATCCCGAGTCACTAA
- the glmU gene encoding bifunctional UDP-N-acetylglucosamine diphosphorylase/glucosamine-1-phosphate N-acetyltransferase GlmU, translating to MKFSAVILAAGKGTRMYSNKPKVLHTLAGKPMVKHVIDSCNSLGAQNIHLVYGHGGDQMQAELANEPVNWILQADQLGTGHAVDQASPQFEDDEKILVLYGDVPLISEETIEGLLDAQPNGGIALLTVVLDNPMGYGRIVRRNGPVVAIVEQKDATDEQKLIKEINTGVMVATGGDLKRWLSGLNNNNAQGEYYLTDVIAAAHDEGRAVEAVHPVNPIEVEGVNDRAQLARLERAFQSMQAKKLLEQGVMLRDPARFDLRGELQCGMDCEIDANVIIEGNVSLGDNVVIGTGCVLKDCEIDDNTIIRPYSVIEGATVGEECTVGPFTRLRPGAEMRSDSHVGNFVEVKNARIGEGSKANHLTYLGDAEIGQRTNIGAGTITCNYDGANKFKTIIGDDVFVGSDSQLVAPVTIADGATIGAGTTLTKDVAQGELVITRAKERKITGWQRPVKQK from the coding sequence ATGAAGTTTAGTGCGGTGATTCTCGCAGCGGGTAAAGGCACTCGCATGTACTCGAACAAACCCAAGGTGCTCCACACGTTAGCAGGGAAGCCCATGGTGAAGCATGTGATTGATAGCTGTAATAGCTTGGGCGCACAAAACATTCATTTAGTCTATGGTCACGGCGGTGATCAAATGCAAGCTGAGTTGGCCAATGAACCGGTCAACTGGATATTGCAAGCTGATCAGCTCGGCACCGGTCATGCAGTTGATCAAGCGTCGCCTCAGTTTGAGGATGACGAAAAGATCTTAGTGCTTTACGGTGATGTACCGTTAATCTCGGAAGAGACGATCGAAGGCCTGCTTGATGCGCAGCCTAATGGCGGTATCGCATTACTGACAGTGGTGCTTGATAACCCGATGGGATACGGCCGTATAGTGCGTCGTAATGGTCCGGTTGTTGCGATCGTCGAGCAAAAAGATGCCACAGATGAGCAGAAGCTGATTAAAGAGATTAATACCGGGGTGATGGTGGCCACTGGGGGTGATCTTAAGCGTTGGTTATCTGGGCTAAATAACAATAACGCTCAGGGTGAGTACTACTTAACTGACGTTATCGCAGCGGCGCACGATGAAGGGCGTGCTGTTGAAGCGGTTCACCCTGTTAACCCGATAGAAGTCGAAGGGGTGAATGACCGCGCCCAGCTCGCTCGCTTAGAGCGTGCTTTCCAGTCGATGCAGGCGAAAAAGCTACTTGAGCAAGGCGTGATGCTACGCGATCCAGCTCGCTTTGATCTCCGTGGTGAATTGCAATGCGGTATGGACTGTGAAATCGACGCCAACGTCATTATCGAAGGTAACGTATCGCTGGGCGACAACGTCGTGATTGGTACCGGATGTGTGCTGAAAGATTGCGAGATCGACGACAATACGATTATTCGCCCTTACAGTGTGATTGAAGGGGCTACCGTCGGTGAAGAGTGTACCGTAGGCCCATTTACTCGTCTGCGCCCTGGTGCTGAGATGCGTAGCGACTCTCACGTCGGCAACTTCGTCGAAGTCAAAAATGCCCGCATTGGCGAAGGATCGAAAGCGAACCATTTAACCTACCTGGGTGATGCTGAAATTGGTCAACGTACCAATATCGGCGCAGGAACCATCACGTGTAACTACGATGGTGCCAATAAGTTTAAGACCATCATTGGTGATGACGTGTTTGTTGGTTCTGACAGCCAGTTAGTCGCGCCTGTGACTATTGCGGACGGTGCCACGATTGGCGCTGGGACGACCTTAACCAAAGATGTCGCACAAGGTGAGTTAGTCATCACTCGCGCCAAAGAGCGCAAAATTACCGGTTGGCAACGCCCGGTCAAACAAAAGTAA
- a CDS encoding F0F1 ATP synthase subunit epsilon yields MAAITFHLDVVSAEKKIFSGRVETFQVTGSEGELGIFHGHTPLLTAITPGMVRLVKQHGHEEFIYVSGGMVEVQPGTATVLADTAIRGDELDAAKAEEAKRRAQEAIQNQHGDMDFAQAASELAKAIAQLRVIELTKQRR; encoded by the coding sequence ATGGCAGCAATAACCTTTCACCTAGACGTAGTAAGCGCAGAGAAGAAAATCTTCTCTGGTCGTGTTGAGACGTTTCAGGTGACCGGTAGCGAAGGTGAGCTTGGTATTTTCCATGGTCACACACCGCTGCTAACCGCTATCACGCCTGGTATGGTGCGACTTGTTAAGCAGCACGGCCACGAGGAATTCATTTATGTTTCTGGTGGTATGGTAGAGGTTCAACCAGGTACAGCGACTGTACTGGCTGATACGGCTATCCGTGGTGATGAACTGGACGCAGCTAAGGCAGAAGAAGCTAAACGTCGTGCTCAAGAAGCAATTCAAAACCAGCACGGCGATATGGACTTCGCTCAAGCGGCTAGTGAACTGGCTAAAGCCATTGCTCAGCTACGAGTTATCGAGCTGACAAAACAGCGTCGTTAA
- the atpD gene encoding F0F1 ATP synthase subunit beta, protein MATGKIVQIIGAVVDVEFPQSEVPSVYDALNVTESKERLVLEVQQQLGGGVVRCIVMGSSDGLRRGVEVVNTGAPISVPVGTKTLGRIMNVLGDAIDECGEIGAEETYSIHREAPSYEEQSNEIALLETGVKVIDLVCPFAKGGKIGLFGGAGVGKTVNMMELINNIALQHSGLSVFAGVGERTREGNDFYFEMQEAGVVNVEKPEESKVAMVYGQMNEPPGNRLRVALTGLTMAERFRDEGRDVLLFVDNIYRYTLAGTEVSALLGRMPSAVGYQPTLAEEMGVLQERITSTKTGSITSVQAVYVPADDLTDPSPATTFAHLDATVVLNRNIAAMGLYPAIDPLDSTSRMLDPLVVGQEHYDIARGVQQTLQRYKELKDIIAILGMDELSEEDKQVVSRARKIERFLTQPYHVAEVFTGDPGVYVPLKETLRGFKGLLAGDYDDIPEQAFMYCGAIEDAIENAKKL, encoded by the coding sequence ATGGCTACAGGTAAGATCGTACAGATCATCGGTGCAGTAGTCGACGTAGAGTTCCCACAAAGCGAAGTACCAAGTGTATATGATGCTTTGAACGTAACGGAATCAAAAGAGCGTCTAGTTCTTGAGGTTCAACAACAGCTAGGCGGTGGCGTAGTTCGTTGTATCGTAATGGGTAGCTCTGATGGTTTACGTCGTGGAGTAGAAGTAGTAAATACAGGCGCTCCAATTTCAGTACCAGTAGGTACTAAGACCCTAGGTCGTATCATGAACGTTCTAGGTGACGCAATTGACGAGTGTGGTGAGATCGGCGCGGAAGAGACTTACTCTATCCACCGTGAAGCACCAAGCTACGAAGAGCAATCAAACGAGATCGCTCTACTAGAGACTGGCGTTAAAGTAATCGACCTAGTTTGTCCATTCGCTAAGGGTGGTAAAATCGGTCTATTCGGTGGTGCAGGTGTAGGTAAGACCGTTAACATGATGGAACTTATCAACAACATCGCACTTCAGCACTCTGGTCTATCAGTATTTGCTGGTGTTGGTGAGCGTACTCGTGAAGGTAACGATTTCTACTTTGAGATGCAGGAAGCGGGCGTTGTAAACGTTGAGAAACCTGAAGAATCAAAAGTAGCGATGGTTTACGGTCAGATGAACGAGCCACCAGGTAACCGTCTACGTGTTGCATTGACTGGTCTAACAATGGCAGAGCGCTTCCGTGACGAAGGTCGTGACGTTCTTCTGTTTGTTGATAACATCTACCGTTACACACTTGCAGGTACAGAGGTATCAGCACTGCTAGGTCGTATGCCTTCAGCGGTAGGTTACCAGCCAACTCTTGCTGAAGAGATGGGTGTACTTCAAGAGCGTATCACGTCAACCAAAACGGGTTCTATCACGTCTGTACAGGCGGTATACGTACCTGCGGATGACTTGACTGACCCGTCTCCAGCAACCACGTTTGCGCACTTGGATGCAACGGTTGTACTTAACCGTAACATCGCAGCTATGGGTCTATACCCAGCGATTGACCCACTAGATTCAACATCTCGTATGCTTGATCCCCTAGTGGTTGGTCAAGAGCACTACGACATTGCTCGTGGCGTTCAGCAGACACTTCAGCGCTACAAAGAGCTGAAAGACATCATCGCGATTCTAGGTATGGACGAGCTTTCTGAAGAAGATAAGCAAGTAGTATCTCGTGCACGTAAGATTGAGCGTTTCCTTACTCAGCCTTACCACGTAGCGGAAGTATTTACTGGCGACCCAGGCGTTTACGTACCTCTTAAAGAGACTCTACGTGGCTTCAAAGGTCTACTAGCTGGTGATTACGATGACATTCCAGAGCAAGCCTTCATGTACTGTGGTGCAATTGAAGATGCTATCGAGAATGCGAAGAAGCTATAA
- the atpG gene encoding F0F1 ATP synthase subunit gamma, giving the protein MAGAKEIRNKIGSVKSTQKITKAMEMVAASKMRRSQDAMEASRPYAETIRKVIGHVANASLEYRHPYLEEREAKRVGYIIVSTDRGLCGGLNINVFKKAVTDMQSWKQKGAEVELALIGSKATAFFNNSGAKVAAQVSGLGDNPSLEDLIGSVSVMLKKYDEGELDRLYVVFNKFVNTMVQEPTIDQLLPLPKSNSEEMQREHSWDYIYEPEPKALLDTLLVRYIESQVYQGVVENLACEQAARMIAMKAATDNASNLIDDLELVYNKARQAAITQELSEIVSGAAAV; this is encoded by the coding sequence ATGGCCGGCGCAAAAGAGATACGTAATAAAATCGGTAGTGTTAAAAGCACTCAGAAGATTACGAAAGCGATGGAAATGGTAGCAGCTTCAAAAATGCGTCGTTCTCAAGATGCAATGGAAGCTTCTCGTCCTTACGCTGAAACAATACGTAAAGTGATCGGTCACGTAGCTAACGCAAGTCTAGAGTATCGTCATCCATACCTAGAAGAGCGTGAAGCTAAGCGTGTTGGTTATATCATCGTTTCGACAGACCGTGGCCTATGTGGCGGCTTGAACATCAACGTGTTCAAAAAAGCAGTCACAGACATGCAAAGCTGGAAACAGAAAGGCGCTGAGGTTGAACTGGCATTGATCGGTTCAAAAGCAACGGCTTTCTTCAACAACAGCGGTGCAAAAGTGGCGGCGCAGGTATCAGGTCTAGGGGATAACCCAAGCCTTGAAGACCTCATCGGTTCTGTAAGCGTTATGCTGAAGAAATATGATGAAGGCGAATTGGATCGCCTGTACGTAGTGTTCAACAAGTTTGTCAACACTATGGTGCAAGAACCAACGATCGATCAATTACTACCTTTGCCTAAATCGAACAGTGAAGAGATGCAGCGTGAGCATTCATGGGACTACATCTACGAACCAGAGCCTAAAGCTCTACTCGACACACTATTAGTGCGTTACATAGAGTCTCAGGTTTATCAGGGTGTGGTCGAGAACCTTGCGTGTGAGCAAGCGGCTCGAATGATTGCTATGAAAGCGGCAACAGACAATGCCAGCAACTTGATTGATGATTTAGAACTTGTGTACAACAAAGCCCGTCAGGCAGCGATTACACAAGAACTATCTGAAATCGTTTCAGGTGCGGCAGCGGTTTAA
- the atpA gene encoding F0F1 ATP synthase subunit alpha, with protein MQLNSTEISDLIKQRIESFEVVSEARNEGTIVSVSDGIIRIHGLADVMQGEMIELPGGRYALALNLERDSVGAVVMGPYADLKEGMKVTGTGRILEVPVGPELLGRVVNTLGEPIDGKGPIEAKLSSPVEVIAPGVIDRKSVDQPVQTGYKSVDSMIPIGRGQRELVIGDRQTGKTAMAIDAIINQKNSGIFSIYVAIGQKASTIANVVRKLEEHGALANTIVVVASASESAALQYLAPYAGCAMGEYFRDRGEDALIVYDDLSKQAVAYRQISLLLKRPPGREAFPGDVFYLHSRLLERAARVSEEYVEKFTNGEVKGKTGSLTALPIIETQAGDVSAFVPTNVISITDGQIFLQTELFNAGVRPAVDPGISVSRVGGSAQTKIIKKLSGGIRTALAQYRELAAFAQFSSDLDEATKKQLDHGQKVTELMKQKQYAPMSVFDQALVIFAAERGYLADVELSKLLDFEAALLSFARGQYAEFAAEIDKTGAYNDEVEAQLKKLTDDFVATQTW; from the coding sequence ATGCAACTTAATTCCACGGAAATTAGCGATCTAATCAAACAACGTATCGAATCTTTCGAAGTTGTCAGTGAAGCTCGCAATGAAGGTACTATCGTATCGGTAAGCGATGGTATCATTCGCATTCACGGCCTAGCGGACGTGATGCAAGGTGAAATGATTGAATTACCGGGTGGCCGTTATGCACTAGCACTTAACCTTGAGCGTGACTCGGTTGGTGCGGTTGTAATGGGCCCATATGCTGACCTTAAGGAAGGCATGAAAGTTACAGGTACTGGTCGTATTCTTGAAGTACCAGTTGGTCCTGAGCTACTAGGTCGCGTAGTAAACACACTAGGTGAACCTATCGATGGTAAAGGCCCAATCGAAGCGAAACTGTCTTCGCCTGTAGAAGTGATTGCACCAGGTGTAATCGACCGTAAGTCGGTTGATCAACCTGTTCAAACTGGTTACAAATCTGTTGACTCAATGATCCCAATCGGTCGTGGTCAGCGTGAGCTTGTGATCGGTGACCGTCAGACTGGTAAAACAGCAATGGCGATCGATGCAATCATCAACCAGAAAAACTCTGGTATTTTCTCAATCTACGTAGCTATCGGTCAGAAAGCATCGACTATCGCTAACGTAGTTCGCAAACTAGAAGAGCACGGCGCGCTAGCAAACACTATCGTTGTTGTTGCATCTGCTTCTGAATCTGCAGCGCTACAATACCTAGCGCCATACGCAGGTTGTGCGATGGGTGAATACTTCCGCGATCGCGGTGAAGATGCACTGATTGTTTACGATGATCTCTCTAAACAAGCGGTCGCTTACCGTCAGATCTCTCTACTACTAAAACGCCCACCAGGCCGTGAAGCATTCCCGGGTGACGTTTTCTACCTCCACTCACGTCTACTAGAGCGCGCAGCTCGTGTAAGCGAAGAGTACGTAGAAAAGTTCACTAACGGTGAAGTGAAAGGTAAGACAGGTTCTCTAACTGCACTACCTATCATCGAAACTCAAGCTGGTGACGTTTCAGCATTCGTACCGACAAACGTAATCTCGATTACCGACGGTCAGATCTTCCTACAGACTGAACTATTCAACGCGGGTGTTCGCCCAGCCGTTGACCCTGGTATCTCAGTATCTCGTGTTGGTGGTTCTGCACAGACGAAAATCATCAAGAAGCTATCGGGCGGTATCCGTACTGCACTAGCTCAGTACCGTGAACTAGCGGCTTTCGCACAGTTCTCGTCTGACCTTGATGAAGCGACAAAGAAACAGCTAGACCACGGTCAAAAAGTAACAGAACTGATGAAGCAGAAGCAGTACGCTCCAATGTCTGTATTTGACCAAGCGCTAGTAATCTTTGCGGCAGAGCGCGGCTACTTAGCAGATGTTGAACTAAGCAAACTGCTAGATTTCGAAGCGGCTCTACTATCGTTCGCTCGCGGTCAATACGCTGAATTTGCAGCTGAGATCGACAAGACGGGTGCATACAACGATGAAGTTGAAGCACAGCTTAAGAAGCTGACTGACGACTTCGTAGCAACCCAAACTTGGTAA
- the atpH gene encoding F0F1 ATP synthase subunit delta: protein MADMTTIARPYAKAAFDFAVERNQLDQWGQMLSFAAEVANNEQIHELLTSSMSADKMAELFVSICGEQVDEFGQNLIKVMAENGRLQALPDVCAEFLLLKQEHEKEITVEVTSATELSDQQKADISSKLEARLERKVQLNCSVDEALLGGVIIRAGDLVIDNSARGRLSRLSDALQS from the coding sequence ATGGCTGATATGACTACTATCGCACGCCCCTATGCTAAAGCAGCATTTGACTTTGCTGTTGAAAGAAATCAACTCGACCAATGGGGTCAGATGTTGTCTTTCGCAGCGGAAGTTGCCAATAACGAACAAATTCATGAGCTGCTAACCAGCTCAATGTCTGCCGATAAAATGGCAGAACTGTTTGTTTCGATATGTGGCGAGCAAGTTGATGAGTTTGGTCAGAACCTAATTAAGGTGATGGCTGAGAATGGCCGATTACAGGCCCTTCCTGATGTATGTGCTGAGTTCTTGCTGCTTAAGCAAGAGCACGAGAAAGAAATCACCGTTGAAGTGACTTCAGCAACTGAACTTTCTGACCAGCAAAAAGCAGACATCAGCAGCAAACTTGAAGCGCGTCTTGAACGCAAAGTCCAGCTGAATTGCAGCGTAGATGAGGCCCTACTTGGTGGGGTTATTATTAGAGCCGGAGACTTAGTCATCGATAACTCAGCACGTGGCCGTTTAAGCCGCCTGAGCGATGCATTGCAGTCTTAA
- the atpF gene encoding F0F1 ATP synthase subunit B: MNMNATLLGQAISFAMFVWFCMKYVWPPIMNAIEERQKKIADGLQAAERAEKDLNLAQANASSQMKEAKRTATEIIEQANKRKAQILDEAREEAQSERQKILTQAEAEIEAERNRARDDLRKQVATLALAGAEKILERSIDKEAHKDLLDNITAKL, translated from the coding sequence GTGAATATGAACGCAACTCTGCTAGGTCAAGCAATCTCGTTCGCCATGTTTGTATGGTTCTGCATGAAATATGTATGGCCGCCAATCATGAACGCTATCGAAGAACGTCAGAAGAAAATCGCTGACGGCCTTCAAGCGGCGGAACGAGCTGAGAAAGACTTGAATCTGGCTCAAGCTAATGCTTCTTCTCAAATGAAAGAAGCAAAGCGCACAGCAACTGAGATCATCGAGCAAGCAAACAAACGTAAAGCTCAAATTTTAGACGAAGCCCGTGAGGAAGCTCAATCTGAGCGTCAGAAAATCCTTACTCAAGCTGAAGCTGAAATTGAAGCGGAACGCAACCGTGCGCGTGATGATCTGCGCAAACAAGTTGCAACTCTGGCTTTAGCTGGTGCTGAGAAAATCCTTGAGCGTTCTATCGATAAAGAAGCGCACAAAGATCTTCTCGACAACATTACTGCAAAACTTTAA
- the atpE gene encoding F0F1 ATP synthase subunit C — METVLSFSAIAVAIIVGLCAVGTAIGFAVLGGKFLEGAARQPEMAPMLQVKMFIIAGLLDAVPMIGIVIALLFTFANPFVGQLAG, encoded by the coding sequence ATGGAAACTGTATTGAGCTTTTCAGCAATCGCAGTAGCAATCATCGTTGGTCTATGTGCAGTAGGTACTGCAATCGGCTTCGCAGTTCTAGGCGGTAAGTTCCTAGAAGGTGCTGCACGTCAACCAGAAATGGCGCCTATGCTACAAGTTAAGATGTTCATCATCGCGGGTCTACTGGATGCGGTTCCAATGATCGGTATCGTAATCGCTCTACTATTTACTTTCGCAAACCCATTCGTTGGTCAACTAGCTGGTTAA